A genomic segment from Prochlorothrix hollandica PCC 9006 = CALU 1027 encodes:
- the fabI gene encoding enoyl-ACP reductase FabI has translation MLDLSGKNALVTGIANDRSIAWAIAQQLHQAGANLGVTYLPDDRGRFKEKVGKLVEPLSPSLFVPCNVQDDTQVSETFGAIKEQWGRLDILIHCLAFTEKENLQNDFNLTPREGFKTALDISAYSLIHLCREAKPLMTEGGSVVTLSYLGGVRVVPNYNVMGVAKAALEMNVRYLAADLGPAQIRVNGISAGPIKTLASAAIGGFKDMLHHVEETAPLRRNVTQSEVGNTAAFLCSDLASGITGQVIYVDSGYSIMGM, from the coding sequence TTGTTAGATCTATCTGGAAAGAACGCCCTGGTTACCGGCATTGCTAACGATCGCTCCATTGCCTGGGCCATTGCCCAACAACTCCACCAGGCGGGGGCGAATTTGGGGGTAACCTATTTGCCCGACGATCGAGGCCGCTTTAAGGAAAAAGTGGGCAAACTGGTGGAACCCCTCAGCCCCAGTTTGTTTGTGCCCTGCAATGTGCAGGATGATACCCAGGTGAGCGAGACTTTTGGGGCTATTAAAGAACAGTGGGGGCGGCTGGATATTTTGATCCACTGTTTAGCCTTCACGGAAAAGGAAAACCTCCAGAACGACTTTAATCTCACCCCCCGCGAGGGCTTTAAAACGGCCCTGGACATTAGCGCCTATTCCCTGATTCACCTCTGCCGGGAAGCGAAACCCCTGATGACGGAGGGGGGCAGTGTGGTGACCTTGAGCTATTTGGGGGGGGTGCGGGTGGTCCCCAACTATAACGTGATGGGGGTGGCGAAGGCGGCTCTGGAAATGAATGTGCGTTACCTGGCGGCGGATCTGGGACCGGCCCAAATTCGGGTCAATGGCATTTCGGCGGGACCGATCAAAACCTTGGCTTCGGCGGCGATCGGGGGCTTCAAGGATATGCTGCACCATGTGGAGGAAACCGCTCCCCTGCGCCGCAATGTGACCCAGTCGGAGGTGGGCAATACGGCGGCGTTCCTCTGTAGCGATCTGGCCAGCGGCATCACGGGCCAGGTGATCTATGTGGATTCTGGCTATTCCATTATGGGTATGTAA
- the ntcA gene encoding global nitrogen regulator NtcA: MIALPEQPLADIFRQTAGGSFLPVTESFDRGKTVFFPGDPAERVYFLLKGAVKLSRVYEAGDEITVALLRENSVFGVLSLITGHRSDRFYHAVAFTPVELMSVPIEQMQKTMKDNPELAVVMLQGLSSRILQTEMMIETLAHRDMGSRLVSFLLILCRDFGVPTYDGITIDLKLSHQAIAEAIGSTRVTVTRLLGDLREDHMISIQKKKITVHNPVALSQQFT; encoded by the coding sequence ATGATTGCTTTGCCAGAACAACCTTTAGCGGACATCTTCCGGCAGACGGCAGGCGGCTCGTTCCTCCCCGTAACAGAGAGCTTCGATCGCGGCAAAACCGTATTTTTTCCAGGGGATCCCGCTGAGCGGGTCTATTTTCTGCTAAAGGGAGCGGTGAAGTTATCCCGCGTCTATGAAGCGGGGGACGAGATTACCGTCGCCCTACTGCGGGAGAACAGTGTATTTGGGGTTTTGTCCCTAATTACGGGGCACCGCTCCGATCGCTTTTACCATGCTGTCGCCTTCACCCCAGTCGAACTGATGTCGGTGCCCATTGAGCAGATGCAGAAGACGATGAAGGATAACCCGGAACTGGCGGTGGTGATGTTGCAGGGGCTATCCTCCCGGATTTTGCAAACGGAAATGATGATCGAGACCCTGGCCCACCGGGACATGGGTTCCCGTTTAGTCAGTTTCTTGTTGATTCTTTGCCGAGACTTTGGGGTTCCCACCTATGACGGGATCACCATTGATCTGAAGTTATCCCACCAGGCGATCGCTGAGGCGATCGGCTCCACACGGGTCACCGTCACCCGTTTATTGGGGGATCTACGGGAAGATCACATGATTTCCATCCAAAAGAAAAAGATCACGGTCCATAATCCCGTGGCCTTAAGTCAACAGTTTACTTAA
- the petL gene encoding cytochrome b6-f complex subunit PetL: protein MAELLSGFPFYILFLSTFFGMAVGLFLTVRALKLI from the coding sequence ATGGCTGAACTTCTCTCTGGATTCCCCTTCTACATCCTGTTTTTGTCTACGTTCTTTGGCATGGCTGTCGGTTTGTTTTTAACCGTCCGTGCCCTCAAGCTGATCTAG
- a CDS encoding DUF4346 domain-containing protein: MVPSADDLAAIDHDLSKRFIALDPAGYFIIYLDREAHLICAKHYTNTINDKGLAVDPATGQPLPVRGKVERQATALFTGRTAKELGMKITEDCDPCPLTKLDHALYLGREFVRAELALISGEEYIQD; encoded by the coding sequence ATGGTTCCTTCTGCTGATGACTTGGCCGCGATCGATCACGACCTCTCCAAACGCTTCATTGCCCTCGATCCCGCCGGTTATTTTATTATTTACCTCGATCGTGAAGCCCACCTAATTTGTGCCAAACACTACACCAACACCATTAACGACAAAGGTTTGGCGGTGGATCCGGCCACGGGTCAGCCCCTGCCGGTGCGGGGCAAGGTGGAACGCCAAGCCACGGCCCTGTTTACGGGTCGCACCGCTAAGGAATTAGGCATGAAGATTACGGAAGACTGCGATCCCTGCCCCCTCACTAAGCTGGATCACGCCCTCTACCTGGGCCGGGAGTTTGTGCGGGCCGAACTGGCCCTCATTAGTGGCGAAGAGTATATTCAGGATTAA
- a CDS encoding TM0106 family RecB-like putative nuclease produces MTILLTDDLFMHYQRCHRRAFLEVYGDSNQRQRPSDYLKKIMTDSSGHRRAILDQYPSTRPVYPFQDWDSGFRATRQLMAQGIECIDRGVLLTPYGQGETQIQLLSTPDLLIKQPGVSCFGNWQYWPVQVKLGRRPKLEYQMVSSFQALVLTQVQAAVPEQVWLMLRDRDQPYVLDLAERWEPMQDTLNQCRSALQQAAAPEVFIARNRCSLCLWFDHCYATAQEQRHLSLLPGVTPKRYSILQELGITTLETLAKTAPLHLRDQPGFGAEVARKMVDQAKASLSHTPLPNHLPDYPLPMGTPIELYFDIEAQPELNLAYLHGVLVVDRQKQQSSFHALLAEQPDQEGQAWQQFLDLVLRYPHAPIYHFCTYEAEAVKRLAKTYGGMEGGIQNLLDRFVDIHAWVTESVTLPVESYALKPIARWVGFDWRHSEANGAQAIYWYEQWLSTGDRQFLQAIVDYNEDDCRATHAVKYWLEQFLDQAVDCA; encoded by the coding sequence ATGACTATTCTGCTCACCGATGATCTGTTTATGCATTATCAACGCTGTCATCGGCGGGCCTTTCTGGAGGTCTATGGGGACAGCAACCAGCGCCAGCGGCCCAGCGACTATCTCAAGAAAATCATGACCGATAGTTCGGGTCACCGCCGCGCCATTCTCGACCAGTACCCATCAACGCGCCCTGTCTATCCTTTCCAGGATTGGGACAGCGGTTTTAGGGCCACCCGCCAACTCATGGCCCAGGGCATAGAATGCATCGATCGCGGGGTTTTGCTGACTCCCTACGGCCAAGGGGAAACCCAAATTCAACTCCTGAGTACACCGGACTTGTTAATTAAACAGCCCGGTGTTTCTTGTTTTGGGAACTGGCAATATTGGCCGGTGCAGGTGAAGTTGGGGCGACGGCCCAAGCTGGAGTATCAAATGGTGTCTAGCTTCCAGGCGCTGGTGTTGACCCAAGTGCAGGCCGCTGTGCCGGAGCAGGTGTGGCTGATGTTGCGCGATCGCGACCAGCCCTATGTTTTGGATTTGGCGGAACGCTGGGAACCGATGCAGGACACCCTGAACCAGTGTCGATCGGCCCTCCAACAGGCCGCAGCCCCGGAGGTCTTCATTGCCCGCAACCGTTGCTCCCTCTGTCTCTGGTTCGATCACTGCTACGCCACCGCCCAGGAACAACGTCACCTGTCCCTGTTGCCCGGTGTCACCCCCAAGCGCTATAGCATTTTGCAGGAACTGGGCATTACAACCCTGGAAACCCTGGCTAAAACCGCTCCCCTCCATCTGCGGGATCAACCGGGTTTTGGGGCGGAGGTGGCCCGGAAAATGGTGGATCAGGCCAAGGCCAGCCTCAGCCACACCCCTTTGCCCAACCACCTCCCCGACTATCCCCTGCCCATGGGGACCCCCATTGAGTTGTATTTCGACATTGAAGCCCAGCCCGAACTCAATTTGGCCTATTTACATGGGGTCTTGGTGGTCGATCGCCAAAAACAGCAGTCTAGTTTCCATGCCCTGTTGGCGGAACAGCCGGATCAGGAGGGCCAAGCTTGGCAGCAGTTTCTGGATCTGGTGCTTCGCTATCCCCATGCCCCCATTTACCATTTCTGTACCTATGAGGCGGAGGCGGTCAAGCGCTTAGCCAAAACCTATGGGGGCATGGAGGGGGGCATTCAGAATCTCCTCGATCGCTTTGTGGATATCCATGCCTGGGTTACGGAGTCGGTCACCCTGCCCGTGGAGAGCTATGCCCTCAAGCCCATTGCCCGCTGGGTGGGGTTTGACTGGCGACATAGTGAGGCCAACGGTGCCCAGGCGATTTACTGGTATGAACAATGGCTCAGCACCGGCGATCGCCAGTTCCTCCAGGCGATCGTGGACTACAACGAAGACGACTGCCGCGCCACCCATGCCGTCAAGTACTGGCTAGAGCAGTTCCTGGATCAGGCGGTGGATTGCGCCTAG